From Salvelinus namaycush isolate Seneca chromosome 2, SaNama_1.0, whole genome shotgun sequence, one genomic window encodes:
- the LOC120057721 gene encoding tubulin beta-6 chain-like, whose translation MREIVHLQIGQCGNQIGSKFWEVISEEHGISPTGMYEGDDPLQLERLNVYFNEANGGKYVPRGLLLDLEPGTMDSVRGSRIGALFRPDNFIHGNSGAGNNWAKGHYTEGAELVDTVIDRVRQESEGCDCLQGFQFVHSLGGGTGSGMGTLIINKIREEYPDRIMTSFSVLPSPKVSDVVVEPYNATLSIHQLLENTDETFCIDNEALYDICFRTLKLTNPTYGDLNHLVCMTMSGVTTSLRFPGQLNADLRKLAVNMVPFPRLHFFMSGFAPLTARGSQKYRTLSVPELTQQMFDARNMMTACDPRRGRYLTVAGMFRGKMSTKEVDEQMLMMQQRNSNYFVDWIPHNCKVSVCDIPPRGLTMASTFIGNNTAIQEIFRRVGDQFSLMFRRKAFLHWYTGEGMDEMEFTEAENNLNDLVSEYQQYQDATADEGWGPEEVAGEKSASPAATRVQSTEVTTMETVTETIETIETIAE comes from the exons ATGCGTGAAATTGTACATCTACAGATTGGACAGTGTGGAAATCAGATAGGCTCTAAG TTTTGGGAGGTGATCAGCGAGGAGCATGGAATCAGTCCTACAGGAATGTATGAGGGGGATGATCCTCTTCAGCTGGAGAGGCTCAACGTCTACTTCAACGAGGCAAACG GTGGTAAATATGTTCCCCGGGGCCTGCTCCTTGACCTAGAACCAGGGACCATGGACAGTGTCAGGGGTAGCCGCATAGGAGCTCTCTTCAGGCCAGATAACTTTATACACG GAAACTCTGGTGCTGGGAACAACTGGGCCAAGGGTCACTATACAGAGGGAGCAGAGCTTGTGGACACCGTGATTGACAGGGTGCGTCAGGAGAGCGAGGGATGCGACTGCCTTCAGGGCTTCCAGTTCGTCCACTCCCTAGGTGGCGGGACGGGGTCCGGCATGGGCACCCTCATCATCAACAAGATCCGCGAGGAGTACCCCGATCGCATCATGACCAGCTTCAGTGTCCTGCCCTCGCCAAAGGTGTCAGACGTCGTAGTGGAGCCCTACAATGCCACGCTGTCCATCCACCAGCTCCTAGAGAACACGGATGAGACCTTCTGCATTGACAATGAGGCTCTCTATGACATCTGCTTCCGTACGTTGAAGCTCACCAACCCGACCTACGGTGACCTGAACCACCTGGTGTGCATGACCATGAGCGGGGTCACGACCTCCCTGAGGTTCCCAGGCCAGCTCAACGCCGATCTGAGGAAGTTAGCTGTCAACATGGTGCCCTTTCCCCGCCTCCACTTTTTCATGTCGGGCTTTGCACCTCTCACAGCTCGCGGCAGCCAGAAGTACCGCACCCTCTCCGTGCCCGAGCTCACCCAGCAGATGTTTGATGCCCGTAATATGATGACCGCCTGCGATCCCCGAAGAGGGCGCTATCTGACCGTGGCTGGGATGTTCCGTGGCAAGATGTCCACCAAGGAAGTGGACGAACAGATGCTGATGATGCAACAGAGGAACAGCAACTACTTTGTGGACTGGATCCCTCACAACTGTAAAGTATCCGTATGTGACATCCCACCTCGGGGGCTCACAATGGCCTCCACCTTCATTGGCAACAACACGGCCATTCAGGAGATATTCCGTCGTGTAGGAGACCAGTTCTCACTCATGTTCAGGCGCAAGGCCTTCCTGCACTGGTACACTGGCGAGGGCATGGACGAGATGGAGTTCACAGAGGCAGAGAACAATCTGAATGACCTGGTGTCCGAGTACCAGCAGTACCAGGATGCCACGGCTGACGAGGGTTGGGGGCCCGAGGAGGTGGCTGGGGAAAAGTCGGCTTCACCGGCTGCAACGAGAGTTCAGAGTACGGAAGTTACGACGATGGAGACTGTGACAGAGACTATTGAAACCATTGAGACTATAGCTGAGTAG
- the LOC120057729 gene encoding PRELI domain containing protein 3B-like produces MKIWTSEHIFNHPWETVTKAAMQKYPNPMNPSVFGVDVLDRSVDTRGRLHSNRLLSAEWGLPSIVKSIIGRTQTCTYIQEHSVVDPVEKTFELQSSNITFTNLVSVDEKLTYRPHPDDAEKTILTQEALISVKGVSLSSYLEGVMASTISANAGKGREAMEWVIRKLNAEIEELAAAARGTIRTPMAAAMTSEK; encoded by the exons ATGAAGATCTGGACATCGGAACACATTTTCAA CCATCCTTGGGAGACAGTCACCAAGGCTGCCATGCAGAAGTACCCCAACCCCATGAACCCCAGTGTGTTTGGGGTGGATGTGTTGGACCGTAGTGTGGACACACGGGGACGCCTGCACAGCAACAGACTGCTGAGCGCTGAGTGGGGCCTGCCCTCCATCGTCAAGTCG ATCATTGGCAGAACACAGACGTGCACCTACATCCAGGAACATTCTGTAGTGGACCCCGTTGAAAAGACATTCGAGCTTCAATCTTCAAAT atcaCATTCACTAACCTGGTGTCAGTGGATGAGAAGCTTACATACAGACCACATCCTGATGACGCAGAGAA GACGATATTGACTCAAGAAGCTCTCATCTCAGTCAAAGGGGTTAGTCTGAGTAGCTACCTGGAGGGAGTTATGGCTAGCACCATCTCTGCAAACGCAGGCAAG GGTCGTGAGGCGATGGAGTGGGTGATCAGGAAGCTAAATGCAGAGATCGAGGAGCTGGCAGCCGCCGCCCGCGGCACCATAAGGACTCCCATGGCTGCTGCTATGACTTCAGAGAAATGA